The Glycine soja cultivar W05 chromosome 9, ASM419377v2, whole genome shotgun sequence sequence ATAACTAAACTACTGCATGTCCACAATAGCATTACCTACAAGTCAAACACTTTAGTACTATGGAAATAACAACATGCACCACTTTTGACTTTTCCACCTAAAATTTTCAGGGTGACCAGTTGATAGTTGGCAATTTGGGCGATTCTCGTGCAGTACTTTGCACAAGGGATAGGGACCAACTCATTCCTGTTCAACTCACTGTTGACTTGAAACCGGATATTCCAAGTAGGTCTTGGTTTTGGCCTCTTACAAGACCATCAAGCCTTGAGTGTAACCTGATTTTCTTATTCAATTTCTCTCAGGTGAAACCTCAAGAATAGTTAACTGTGAAGGAAGAGTTTTTGCAGCAGAAGAAGAACCAGATGTGTACAGAATATGGATGCCTGATGATGACTGCCCTGGACTAGCCATGTCAAGAGCCTTTGGGGACTTTTGCCTCAAAGATTATGGCCTCATCTCAGTTCCTGATGTGTTCTACAGAAAAATTACCCCTCAAGATGAATTTGTGGTTTTAGCAACTGATGGGGTAAGTAACATTACACTGTCACCTTTGCATACTTGAACTTGAATTCTATTATACAAATCTCCAGTCCTGTACATAagagacaaaagaaaatatttttcttggtcctaattataaaaaatatagaactaCTTTCaagtgtatttattttttgcccTTAATTAATTGTGCCGTCTATTATTGATATGCACCCATTTTCCATGAAAGTGGGTGTATTTATTGGACTATCAACAAAACAAGGTATATTCATTGATCAAGAAaattatcttttgaaaaataaccaccactaaaatcatttaattgtCATGGgtaatttttgaataaaattattatttgacattattaattaaaattaaacaatctaATCACTTTTATTGGTTTTGATAAATTAAGTATTtgcttcttttatatataagaccttgataaattaagtatttgcttcttttatatataggaCCTATATATTAGGACAAAACTTAGGTACAGTTCCTTAAGTGTTTTTGGTACAGATCTCCAATCAGAATTGGAGATTCACTTCTGTGTTACCTTTAAATGCAAATTGTTATTATACAAATTACCAAGGTGAAAGGCCAATTTTAATTAGAGAACAACaccaaaaatacttaaaaaacagTATACAAGTTTTGTCCTGTATATTCCTGattattgtttcactcaattcaTATATTTCTCTCAAtgcaaatattttacaaaaatcatGCAAGCAATAAAACAAGCCTTTCACTGAACTAATTTTACAAGCATCAATTTGAGGGACCAAAACTTTCTATTTTCTACAGGTGTGGGATGTGCTCACTAACAGTGAAGTGATAAACATAGTAGCTTCAGCACCAAGGAGGTCCATTGCAGCCAAGTTGTTAGTGAAGCGTGCTGTTAGAGCCTGGAGATACAAGTATCCTGGTTCCAAGGTTGATGACTGTGCTGTCATATGCTTGTTTCTGGATGCACAATCTGCTCTATCACACTCACAATCCTACAGTAATAGAAAGAGTAGACAGCGCAGCAAGCACTTGAATCGCACTAAGTCCACTAGAAATGAAGACAATGAAACTGTATATGGCAAGGTTGGGGTGGAGCTAGATGAAGAATGGAAGGCCCTTGGAGGGTTTGCAAGAGCCAACTCTTTATCAAAACTTCCACGCCTTGCTAGGGGTATGAGTAAACGGCAATCATCTAAATACTATATACCAAGTTGAATTGAAGTTCGCTAACAAAAGGGCCTTCTGAGAAGAAAATAAGGGGTCAAACACTCAAGTTGGACCTCAAGTCTTATAtttagaaggagaaaaaaaaggggTTGAAGTTTTTAGGATCACGTGTTTCCCTTGAAATGAGTGAAAAATTTGATGAGCTTTATATGTAAAGTTATGTTTAACATTAATTTCACTCAATTTTTAAGATACCAGACAGCATATACCTCAAAAGATGT is a genomic window containing:
- the LOC114425883 gene encoding probable protein phosphatase 2C 65, yielding MGGCCSHDVSVRGKVESEMDDREYEYDYENDVSYQQGGALVRLRGSSRFASMYSQQGQKGVNQDAMTVWEDYTGEKDVIFCGVFDGHGPLGHKVSQFIRDNLPSKLSAAIEISQQKTIKYYDANDAETGSFDDAYDDNNHNMSLASWEGCLLKSFDEMDEYLAQEINTDSYCSGCTAVTLIKQGDQLIVGNLGDSRAVLCTRDRDQLIPVQLTVDLKPDIPSETSRIVNCEGRVFAAEEEPDVYRIWMPDDDCPGLAMSRAFGDFCLKDYGLISVPDVFYRKITPQDEFVVLATDGVWDVLTNSEVINIVASAPRRSIAAKLLVKRAVRAWRYKYPGSKVDDCAVICLFLDAQSALSHSQSYSNRKSRQRSKHLNRTKSTRNEDNETVYGKVGVELDEEWKALGGFARANSLSKLPRLARGMSKRQSSKYYIPS